The Tepidibacter aestuarii genome contains a region encoding:
- a CDS encoding 3-methyl-2-oxobutanoate dehydrogenase subunit VorB, producing MAKVLMKGNEAVGKAAIEAGCKYFFGYPITPQNEIPEYMAKELPKNDGVFVQAESEVSAINMIYGGAGCGARVMTSSSSPGIALKQEGITYIAGAELPAVIVNMMRGGPGLGGIQPSQADYFMSTRGGGNGDYRTPVYAPATVQEAVDMVMEAFEVADYYRTPVMVVADGMIGQMMEPVEFKAPKKRDLPKKDWATTGTNGERKPNIINSLFLDPQALEDHCFKLDRKYKEIEENEVKYEMYKTEDAELVFVAYGTTSRIVKNTVEALREQGIKAGLIRPITLWPFPHKAFNEIPAAKNLLVVEMSTGQMIDDVKIANEGRLPVDFFGRTGGMIPTPGEIMNKAMEVIGGAK from the coding sequence ATGGCTAAGGTTTTAATGAAAGGAAACGAAGCTGTAGGTAAAGCAGCTATAGAAGCTGGATGTAAATACTTCTTCGGATACCCAATAACACCTCAAAATGAGATACCAGAATATATGGCAAAAGAATTACCTAAAAATGATGGAGTATTCGTTCAAGCAGAATCAGAAGTATCTGCTATAAACATGATATACGGAGGAGCAGGTTGTGGCGCTAGAGTTATGACATCATCTTCTTCACCAGGAATCGCTTTAAAGCAAGAAGGAATCACATATATAGCAGGAGCTGAGCTTCCAGCTGTTATAGTAAACATGATGAGAGGAGGCCCAGGTCTTGGAGGAATTCAACCTTCACAAGCTGACTACTTCATGTCAACAAGAGGAGGAGGAAACGGAGATTACAGAACTCCAGTTTACGCACCAGCTACAGTTCAAGAAGCTGTTGATATGGTAATGGAAGCTTTCGAAGTTGCTGATTACTACAGAACACCAGTTATGGTAGTTGCTGATGGTATGATAGGACAAATGATGGAGCCAGTAGAATTTAAAGCTCCTAAGAAGAGAGATTTACCTAAGAAGGATTGGGCTACAACAGGAACTAATGGAGAAAGAAAGCCAAACATAATAAACTCTTTATTCCTAGATCCTCAAGCTCTTGAAGATCACTGCTTCAAGCTAGATAGAAAGTATAAAGAAATAGAAGAAAATGAAGTTAAGTACGAAATGTACAAGACAGAAGATGCTGAGCTTGTATTCGTAGCTTATGGAACAACTTCAAGAATAGTTAAGAACACTGTAGAAGCTTTAAGAGAGCAAGGAATAAAAGCTGGTCTTATAAGACCTATAACTTTATGGCCTTTCCCACACAAAGCTTTCAATGAAATCCCTGCTGCTAAGAACTTATTAGTAGTTGAGATGAGTACAGGTCAAATGATAGATGATGTTAAAATAGCTAATGAAGGAAGATTACCAGTTGATTTCTTCGGAAGAACAGGTGGAATGATACCTACTCCAGGTGAAATCATGAATAAAGCTATGGAAGTAATAGGAGGTGCAAAATAA
- a CDS encoding class I SAM-dependent methyltransferase, which produces MNANDLIKDTIDKKELIQLVLSNKRNKELEYNKINIRPIEIKNDFMYQFTYIYANKEIHKNLSPKECTDEIIDNINGNFKQAQMYCVNNDYQILISKKLKATVLKKKATKKPVDTSHNRKKKYILEEDVPCDFLQYLGVMNENGNVKKQKRDKFRQLNRFLEMVKDVELNFDKNKKIKIIDFGCGKSYLTFAMYYYLVKIAKFNVEIVGLDLKKDVIEYCNKVARELNYENLSFQIGNISDFNEFTEVDMVVTLHACDIATDMALFKAICWNSKVILSVPCCQHELNSQIKNDLLSPMLKHGIIKERFSSLATDSIRANLLEILGYNTQILEFIETEHTPKNLLIRGVKSRDKVNKSLVDEYKQFKKFLNASPYLEKLLLENNIISKEQLI; this is translated from the coding sequence ATGAATGCTAATGATTTAATCAAAGATACTATAGATAAGAAAGAATTAATTCAATTAGTTCTTAGCAATAAAAGAAATAAAGAGTTAGAGTACAACAAAATAAATATAAGACCTATAGAAATAAAAAATGACTTTATGTATCAGTTTACCTATATATATGCTAATAAAGAAATACACAAAAACTTATCACCTAAAGAATGCACTGATGAAATAATAGATAATATAAACGGAAACTTTAAGCAAGCTCAGATGTATTGTGTCAACAATGACTATCAAATACTTATAAGCAAAAAATTAAAGGCCACTGTGTTAAAGAAGAAAGCAACTAAAAAGCCTGTTGATACATCTCATAATAGAAAGAAAAAATATATACTAGAAGAGGATGTTCCGTGTGATTTTCTTCAGTATCTAGGAGTTATGAATGAAAATGGAAATGTCAAAAAACAAAAGAGAGATAAGTTTAGACAGCTAAATAGATTTTTAGAGATGGTCAAGGATGTAGAATTGAATTTTGATAAAAATAAGAAAATAAAGATTATAGACTTTGGATGTGGAAAGTCTTATCTTACGTTTGCTATGTACTATTACCTTGTGAAGATAGCTAAATTCAACGTTGAAATAGTAGGACTTGATCTTAAAAAAGATGTTATAGAGTATTGTAATAAGGTTGCTAGGGAATTAAATTATGAGAATTTGAGCTTCCAAATAGGTAATATATCTGATTTTAATGAATTTACAGAGGTTGATATGGTAGTAACTCTTCATGCTTGTGATATAGCTACTGATATGGCATTATTTAAAGCTATTTGCTGGAATAGTAAAGTTATATTATCAGTTCCGTGCTGTCAGCATGAGTTAAATTCACAGATAAAAAATGATTTGTTAAGTCCCATGTTAAAGCATGGGATAATAAAAGAAAGATTTTCATCTCTTGCGACAGATTCAATAAGAGCTAATCTTCTTGAGATACTTGGATATAATACTCAGATATTAGAATTTATAGAGACTGAGCATACTCCTAAGAACCTTTTAATAAGAGGTGTTAAATCTAGAGACAAAGTAAATAAATCTCTTGTCGATGAATATAAACAATTTAAGAAATTCTTAAATGCAAGTCCTTATTTAGAAAAGTTACTTTTAGAGAATAACATTATATCAAAAGAACAGCTAATATAG
- a CDS encoding Fur family transcriptional regulator, with protein sequence MKKEFLSIKKLIEKNGYKFTIQKRIILEELFNADIHLTAKEIYSKVKNNNIGLATVYRTMNLFTTIGIIKEIHVDGISYYELKMYSKKPLHIHFKCYKCNSIIDVDNSSVEIKYLKLNREIGENEKLQIHDANIMLIGLCDKCSEDKKL encoded by the coding sequence ATGAAGAAAGAATTTTTATCAATAAAAAAGTTAATAGAGAAGAATGGATATAAATTCACTATTCAAAAGAGAATAATATTAGAGGAACTATTCAATGCAGATATTCATCTTACTGCAAAAGAAATATATAGCAAGGTAAAGAATAACAATATAGGTCTTGCAACGGTATATAGAACTATGAATTTATTTACAACAATAGGCATAATTAAAGAAATTCATGTAGATGGAATTAGTTATTATGAACTAAAAATGTATAGTAAAAAACCCCTACATATACATTTCAAATGTTATAAATGTAATAGTATAATAGATGTTGATAATTCTAGCGTAGAGATTAAATATTTGAAATTAAATAGAGAAATAGGAGAAAATGAAAAGTTGCAAATACATGATGCGAATATAATGCTTATAGGGTTGTGTGATAAATGCAGTGAGGATAAAAAGTTGTAA
- a CDS encoding YitT family protein, giving the protein MYPLYRILSLSLGSLFCAVAINGFLAPNHLLSGGVGGIAIILNYIFNLNIGLIVLLVNIPLFLMAYKKLDKDFIVYSLVNMLIYSLFIGITHDISSYIAVDDLILSCIFGGLLNGVGMAITFRNRGSQGGTDIIAALAKKKWNINLGTALMGANLIIVCTGGAVFGIQKAMYTLINMYIGYQVVDKIQMMLDVKKSAMVISDKSEDISKEIMKDLGRGVTFLNGEGAYSKNSKKVIYTIINPVEIPRLKEIVEKYDKNAFITINETQEVKGRGFKESII; this is encoded by the coding sequence ATGTATCCCTTGTATAGGATATTAAGCTTATCATTAGGAAGTCTATTTTGTGCAGTAGCGATTAACGGTTTTTTAGCACCAAATCACCTTTTAAGTGGAGGCGTAGGAGGAATAGCTATAATACTTAACTATATATTTAACTTAAATATAGGTTTGATTGTTTTACTTGTTAACATACCACTATTTTTAATGGCTTATAAAAAGCTAGATAAAGACTTTATTGTGTATAGCCTTGTGAATATGTTGATATATTCACTCTTTATAGGTATAACTCATGATATAAGTTCATACATTGCTGTGGATGACTTAATACTTTCATGTATATTTGGTGGATTATTAAATGGAGTAGGAATGGCAATAACATTTAGAAATAGAGGATCTCAAGGTGGTACAGATATAATAGCCGCTCTTGCTAAGAAAAAGTGGAACATAAATTTAGGAACAGCTCTTATGGGCGCTAATCTAATTATTGTATGTACAGGAGGAGCTGTATTTGGAATACAAAAGGCTATGTATACTCTTATAAATATGTATATAGGATATCAGGTTGTGGATAAGATACAGATGATGCTGGATGTTAAAAAATCAGCTATGGTTATATCCGATAAATCTGAAGACATATCAAAAGAGATAATGAAGGACCTAGGAAGAGGAGTAACTTTTTTAAATGGAGAAGGAGCTTACTCAAAGAATAGCAAAAAGGTTATCTATACTATAATAAATCCAGTCGAGATACCAAGACTTAAAGAAATAGTTGAAAAATACGATAAAAACGCTTTTATAACTATAAATGAAACCCAAGAGGTAAAGGGTAGAGGTTTTAAGGAAAGCATTATATAA
- a CDS encoding thiamine pyrophosphate-dependent enzyme: MAVVYKKSEGLTDKQTHYCPGCTHGIIHKLVAEVLEELDVLGKSIGVAPVGCSVLAYDYFNCDMHEASHGRAPAVATGIKRVQPDKVVFTYQGDGDLCSIGAAEIVHAAARGEKITTIFVNNAIYGMTGGQMAPTTLPGQKATTAPLGRDVDHAGMPIRMSEMLATLDGAVFVERVSVHNPANIRKAKKAIKRAFEIQLEGKGFGIVEVLSTCPTNWGLHPVDSLKWLEENMMPYYQLGNLRNPEEAK; the protein is encoded by the coding sequence ATGGCAGTTGTATACAAAAAATCTGAAGGTTTAACAGATAAGCAAACTCACTACTGTCCTGGATGTACTCACGGTATAATCCATAAGTTAGTAGCAGAAGTATTAGAAGAATTAGATGTATTAGGAAAGTCTATAGGAGTTGCTCCAGTTGGTTGTTCAGTACTTGCATATGATTACTTCAATTGTGATATGCACGAAGCTTCTCACGGTAGAGCACCTGCTGTTGCAACAGGAATCAAGAGAGTTCAACCTGATAAAGTAGTTTTCACATACCAAGGAGACGGAGATCTTTGTTCAATTGGAGCTGCTGAAATAGTGCATGCTGCTGCAAGAGGAGAGAAGATAACAACTATATTCGTAAATAATGCTATATACGGTATGACTGGTGGACAAATGGCTCCAACAACTTTACCAGGACAAAAAGCTACAACTGCACCTCTTGGAAGAGATGTAGACCACGCTGGTATGCCAATAAGAATGTCTGAGATGTTAGCTACTTTAGACGGAGCAGTATTCGTAGAAAGAGTATCAGTTCACAACCCAGCAAACATAAGAAAAGCTAAAAAAGCTATAAAGAGAGCTTTTGAAATACAATTAGAAGGAAAAGGATTTGGTATAGTAGAAGTACTATCAACTTGTCCAACTAACTGGGGATTACATCCAGTAGATTCTCTTAAGTGGTTAGAAGAAAATATGATGCCTTACTACCAATTAGGCAACTTAAGAAACCCAGAGGAGGCGAAATAA
- the glmS gene encoding glutamine--fructose-6-phosphate transaminase (isomerizing) — MCGIVGYIGNRQATEVLIEGLSKLEYRGYDSAGCAVNSGDNLSVRKFKGRLSVLADDLKENPLVSNIGIGHTRWATHGAPSDVNSHPHLNMDSTIAVVHNGIIENYMQLKEWLISEGKVFKSETDTEVVAHLVDYYYEGDLLDAVYKAMAKLRGAYALGVISKDNPDELVAVRNESPLVVGIGENENFIASDIPALLKYTRDVYFLENGEVVYLTKDGVKIFNQDREEVKREVYNVKWDIEAASKGGFEHFMIKEINEQPNGIKETLNRRLDENGNIKLDDIKLTKAELDKINKVYIVACGTAYYAGLVGKHSIEKFAKIPVETDIASEFRYRDAFVDENTLLIVVSQSGETADTLAALKEAKSKGARILAITNVVGSSVAREADDVFYTWAGPEIAVASTKAYTTQLVSLYMIALDFAIKKGTITNEQYKDMINKLGETSDKVQQIIDNSDEIEKIADKIKDSKDAFYLGRGLDYYLAMEGALKLKEISYIHAEAFPAGELKHGPIALIEEGTPVISLATQDRLFEKMVSNMKEVKARGAHVIALAKEGNKEVEKAADNVIYIPDVDDVLSSILTVVPLQILSYHVATKRGCDVDKPRNLAKSVTVE, encoded by the coding sequence ATGTGTGGAATCGTAGGTTATATTGGAAATAGGCAAGCAACAGAGGTATTAATAGAAGGGCTTTCAAAGCTTGAGTACAGAGGTTATGATTCAGCAGGTTGTGCTGTAAACTCAGGAGATAATTTATCTGTTAGAAAATTTAAAGGAAGACTTTCTGTTTTAGCAGATGATTTAAAGGAAAATCCTTTAGTATCTAATATAGGTATAGGACATACAAGATGGGCAACTCATGGAGCACCATCAGATGTTAATTCACATCCTCATTTAAATATGGATTCAACTATAGCTGTAGTTCATAATGGTATAATAGAGAACTACATGCAGTTAAAAGAATGGTTAATATCGGAGGGGAAAGTATTTAAATCAGAGACAGATACTGAGGTTGTAGCTCACTTAGTAGACTACTACTATGAAGGAGACCTATTAGACGCTGTTTATAAGGCTATGGCTAAGTTAAGAGGGGCATATGCATTAGGGGTAATATCTAAGGATAATCCAGATGAATTAGTAGCGGTTAGAAATGAGAGTCCACTAGTTGTAGGTATTGGAGAAAATGAAAACTTCATAGCATCAGATATACCTGCACTTTTAAAATATACAAGAGACGTTTACTTCTTAGAAAATGGAGAAGTTGTATACTTAACTAAAGATGGGGTTAAGATATTTAATCAAGATAGAGAAGAAGTAAAAAGAGAAGTATATAACGTTAAGTGGGATATAGAAGCTGCATCAAAGGGCGGATTTGAACATTTTATGATAAAAGAGATAAATGAGCAACCAAACGGAATAAAAGAAACTTTAAATAGAAGACTTGATGAAAATGGTAACATAAAGTTAGATGATATAAAGCTTACTAAAGCTGAACTTGATAAGATAAATAAGGTATATATAGTTGCTTGTGGAACGGCTTATTATGCTGGACTTGTTGGAAAGCATTCTATAGAAAAATTCGCAAAAATTCCAGTAGAAACTGATATAGCTTCTGAGTTTAGATATAGAGATGCATTCGTTGATGAAAATACATTATTAATAGTTGTAAGTCAATCAGGAGAAACAGCAGATACTTTAGCAGCTCTTAAGGAAGCTAAGTCTAAGGGAGCTAGAATTTTAGCTATAACAAATGTTGTAGGATCATCTGTAGCAAGAGAAGCTGATGATGTATTCTATACTTGGGCAGGACCTGAGATAGCTGTTGCATCTACTAAGGCTTATACAACTCAACTTGTTTCTTTATACATGATAGCACTTGATTTTGCAATCAAAAAAGGAACTATAACTAATGAGCAATATAAAGATATGATAAACAAATTAGGTGAAACATCAGATAAGGTACAGCAGATAATAGATAATTCTGATGAGATAGAGAAGATAGCAGATAAAATAAAGGATTCTAAGGATGCTTTCTATTTAGGAAGAGGTCTTGATTATTATCTTGCTATGGAGGGAGCTCTTAAGTTAAAAGAGATATCTTATATACATGCAGAGGCTTTTCCAGCAGGAGAGTTAAAGCATGGACCTATAGCGTTAATAGAGGAAGGTACTCCAGTTATATCGCTTGCTACTCAAGATAGATTATTTGAGAAGATGGTTTCTAATATGAAGGAAGTTAAGGCAAGAGGTGCTCATGTAATAGCCCTTGCTAAGGAAGGAAATAAAGAGGTAGAAAAGGCAGCAGATAATGTTATATATATACCAGATGTTGATGATGTATTATCTAGTATATTAACTGTTGTTCCACTTCAAATACTTTCTTATCATGTTGCAACTAAGAGAGGATGCGATGTAGATAAGCCGAGAAATTTAGCTAAGTCTGTTACAGTTGAATAA
- a CDS encoding superoxide dismutase family protein, with the protein MRKKYICRSAVSYIKGGPLAPEITGVVLFQDVPGGTVVYVNITGLPDYQPAKGEKAPIGPHGFHIHEFGNCNVGLSEEPFKDAGGHWNPTNQPHGNHAGDFPVLFSNDGKSIIWFFTNKFKISDIIGKSIIIHENPDDYRSQPSGNAGRRLACGIINTYNSCIPYLW; encoded by the coding sequence ATGAGAAAGAAATATATATGTAGGAGTGCAGTTTCTTATATAAAAGGTGGACCTTTAGCCCCTGAAATTACAGGAGTTGTATTATTTCAAGATGTACCTGGCGGAACTGTAGTATATGTAAATATTACAGGTCTTCCAGATTACCAACCTGCAAAAGGAGAAAAGGCACCTATTGGACCACATGGATTTCATATTCATGAATTTGGAAATTGTAATGTAGGTTTATCTGAAGAACCATTTAAAGATGCAGGTGGACACTGGAATCCTACAAATCAACCACATGGGAATCATGCAGGAGACTTTCCAGTGTTGTTTTCAAATGATGGAAAATCTATCATATGGTTTTTTACTAATAAATTCAAAATTTCAGATATTATTGGAAAGTCTATAATTATTCATGAAAATCCAGATGACTACAGATCACAACCATCTGGAAATGCTGGTAGACGACTTGCATGTGGAATAATAAATACTTACAATTCTTGCATACCATATTTATGGTAA
- a CDS encoding 2-oxoacid:acceptor oxidoreductase family protein has protein sequence MSTERIICAGFGGQGVMSMGMLMTYAGMLENKEVSWLPSYGPEMRGGTANCAVTVSSTPVGSPIITDDATTAIVMNLPSLVKFEQDVVEGGKVLVNSSLIDQKVERTDVEAYYIPANEIAVELGNAKVANMVMLGAYLEITKTVEVESVLEAFKKVFGPSKEKFVPLNKEALERGAAAVK, from the coding sequence ATGTCAACAGAAAGAATAATATGTGCAGGATTCGGTGGACAAGGTGTTATGTCTATGGGTATGTTAATGACTTACGCAGGAATGCTTGAGAATAAAGAAGTTTCTTGGCTTCCATCTTATGGACCAGAAATGCGTGGAGGTACAGCTAACTGTGCAGTTACAGTATCTTCTACTCCAGTAGGATCTCCTATTATAACAGATGATGCAACTACTGCTATAGTTATGAACTTACCATCTCTTGTTAAATTTGAGCAAGATGTTGTTGAAGGTGGAAAAGTACTTGTAAACAGCTCTTTAATAGATCAAAAAGTAGAGAGAACTGATGTAGAAGCTTACTACATTCCAGCTAATGAAATAGCTGTAGAACTTGGTAATGCAAAAGTTGCTAACATGGTTATGCTTGGAGCTTACCTTGAAATTACTAAAACTGTTGAGGTTGAATCTGTTCTTGAAGCATTCAAGAAAGTTTTCGGACCAAGCAAAGAAAAATTTGTACCACTTAATAAAGAGGCTCTTGAAAGAGGAGCAGCTGCTGTTAAGTAG
- the glmM gene encoding phosphoglucosamine mutase, which translates to MRKYFGTDGVRGVANTELTNDLAYKLGRAGAYVLAEGKENVKVVIGKDTRISGDMLESSLISGMMSVGANVVCVGVVPTPAVAYLTKLYNADCGVVISASHNPVEYNGIKFFNKDGYKLDDSIEIKIEQLIEDMNKIQYNPTGENVGTKVDKKDSIRDYIDYLKTIVNVDFNNLKVVLDCANGAAYEAAPIVFEELGANVITINNNPDGCNINLDCGSTHPKSLQEEVVKNGADIGLAYDGDADRLIAVDEKGNTVDGDYILAICAKFLKEQGKLKNDTLVVTVMSNIGLHIASKENNINTISTKVGDRYVLEEMIKEGYNLGGEQSGHMIFLDYITTGDGILSSLFLSNVLVSEEKTLSDICGIMNKYPQVLINAKVKNENKDMYLKDEQIIEEINKIEQILDGEGRVLIRPSGTEPLVRVMLEGKEEGQLHRLASELANLIESKLS; encoded by the coding sequence ATGAGAAAATATTTCGGAACAGATGGTGTAAGAGGAGTAGCTAATACTGAACTTACGAATGATCTTGCATATAAATTAGGAAGAGCAGGTGCATATGTTCTTGCTGAGGGAAAAGAAAATGTAAAAGTTGTAATAGGAAAAGACACTAGAATATCAGGAGATATGTTAGAGTCGTCTTTAATATCTGGGATGATGTCTGTTGGTGCAAATGTTGTATGTGTGGGAGTGGTTCCAACTCCAGCTGTTGCATATTTAACAAAGCTTTACAATGCTGATTGTGGAGTTGTAATATCTGCATCTCACAACCCAGTTGAATACAATGGAATAAAGTTCTTTAATAAAGATGGATATAAGCTAGATGATAGTATTGAGATAAAAATAGAACAATTAATAGAAGACATGAATAAGATACAATATAATCCTACAGGCGAAAATGTAGGTACTAAAGTAGATAAAAAAGATTCTATAAGGGATTATATAGACTATTTAAAGACAATAGTTAATGTTGATTTTAATAATTTAAAGGTAGTACTTGATTGTGCTAATGGAGCAGCATATGAAGCAGCACCTATAGTGTTTGAAGAACTTGGAGCTAATGTTATAACTATTAATAATAATCCTGATGGATGCAACATAAACTTAGATTGTGGATCAACTCATCCTAAATCTCTTCAAGAAGAAGTAGTTAAAAATGGTGCAGATATAGGTCTTGCATACGATGGAGATGCAGACAGACTTATCGCAGTTGATGAAAAAGGAAATACAGTTGATGGGGATTATATACTTGCTATATGTGCTAAGTTTTTAAAAGAACAAGGTAAGTTGAAAAACGATACTCTTGTAGTTACAGTTATGAGTAATATAGGACTTCACATAGCTTCAAAGGAGAATAATATAAATACTATATCTACTAAAGTAGGAGATAGATACGTATTAGAAGAGATGATAAAAGAAGGATATAATCTAGGGGGAGAACAATCAGGTCATATGATATTCTTAGATTATATAACTACTGGAGATGGAATACTTAGCTCATTATTCTTATCGAATGTCTTAGTTAGTGAAGAAAAGACATTATCAGACATTTGTGGTATAATGAACAAGTATCCTCAGGTACTAATAAATGCTAAAGTAAAAAATGAAAACAAAGATATGTATTTAAAAGATGAACAAATAATAGAAGAAATTAATAAAATAGAACAAATACTAGATGGAGAAGGTAGAGTTTTAATAAGACCATCTGGTACTGAGCCACTTGTTAGAGTTATGCTTGAGGGTAAAGAGGAAGGTCAATTACACAGATTGGCGAGTGAACTTGCTAATCTTATAGAATCAAAATTATCATAA
- a CDS encoding DUF4179 domain-containing protein, which yields MVNKKTVILFIIILTLISLSAYAYKRTWYLDSVISKIDFNRVYAVDDKGVQMAIGSGFIQDVKKSQEQDGLEFTVDNIIVDKKRIVVFYTIKNKLDHRYIKRIYYSLYDENKEPIEGSTSPNISYEDTDLNKVKRVHDSFEIILSEEIKTPSKIKMDITLNESKYTSQEYDEIMNSNKMNDSDNSSYMYTLYIPIDKKIFEAKEKIYNINETIDIQNQNIFIDNIVVYPTVATLDIRYDEDNTMEVFEIKDLKLSTLDKEYNLGINSIISSNKDEFTRSLYFESPYFEDREELYINGSGIKALEKDKLEVVVDIENKKLIKLLVSNLKLKKVSDEKDSFLENKNHYELKFECDRDISFSFEFKDKDNASFRAYSVGYSEEDDYKEIYYVIDKDVKYKNPITLTISDYDNLINKPFKIEVK from the coding sequence ATGGTTAATAAAAAAACAGTTATTTTATTTATAATTATACTAACTCTGATATCTTTATCTGCATACGCTTATAAAAGAACTTGGTATTTAGACTCTGTTATATCTAAGATAGATTTTAATAGAGTGTATGCTGTAGATGATAAAGGGGTACAGATGGCTATTGGATCTGGCTTTATACAAGATGTTAAAAAATCTCAAGAACAAGATGGATTAGAGTTTACAGTAGATAATATTATAGTTGATAAAAAAAGAATTGTAGTTTTTTATACTATAAAAAATAAATTAGATCATAGGTATATTAAAAGAATATACTATAGCTTATATGATGAAAATAAAGAACCTATAGAAGGATCTACAAGCCCTAATATATCTTATGAAGATACAGATCTTAATAAGGTGAAAAGAGTACATGATAGCTTCGAGATAATACTTTCTGAAGAAATAAAAACTCCATCAAAAATCAAGATGGATATAACGTTAAATGAATCTAAGTATACTTCACAAGAATATGATGAAATAATGAACTCTAATAAAATGAACGACTCAGATAATTCGAGTTATATGTATACTCTGTATATACCTATAGATAAGAAGATATTTGAAGCTAAAGAAAAGATATATAATATAAATGAAACTATAGATATTCAAAATCAAAATATATTTATAGATAATATTGTTGTTTATCCAACTGTTGCAACTCTTGATATAAGATATGATGAAGATAATACTATGGAAGTATTTGAAATCAAAGATTTGAAATTATCAACTTTGGATAAAGAATATAACTTGGGGATAAATAGCATTATAAGTTCTAATAAAGATGAATTTACTAGATCTTTATATTTTGAAAGTCCATATTTTGAGGATAGAGAAGAACTTTATATAAATGGTAGTGGTATAAAGGCTCTTGAAAAAGATAAACTTGAGGTAGTAGTTGATATAGAAAATAAAAAATTAATTAAATTATTAGTATCTAATTTGAAACTTAAAAAAGTAAGTGATGAAAAAGATTCTTTTTTAGAAAATAAAAATCATTATGAGTTAAAATTTGAATGTGATAGAGATATATCTTTTAGCTTTGAATTTAAAGATAAAGATAATGCTTCTTTTCGTGCTTACAGTGTAGGTTACTCAGAAGAAGATGACTATAAAGAAATATATTATGTGATAGATAAGGATGTAAAGTACAAAAATCCTATAACACTAACTATAAGCGATTATGATAATTTGATAAATAAACCTTTTAAGATAGAGGTTAAATAA